In the Brassica napus cultivar Da-Ae chromosome A7, Da-Ae, whole genome shotgun sequence genome, one interval contains:
- the LOC106353262 gene encoding DEAD-box ATP-dependent RNA helicase 12-like, whose translation MNNNRGRYPPGNGTGRGAPPHPDYQPYGQQPQNHQQFQQQQQWRRAQLPGNANEVQNTTSSQPPVSSNDHKFSGSVTLSGGKDWKATLKLPPPDTRYQTADVTATKGNEFEDYFLKRDLLKGIYEKGFEKPSPIQEESIPIALTGSDILARAKNGTGKTGAFCIPLLEKIDPNTNVIQAMILVPTRELALQTSQVCKELSKYLNIQVMVTTGGTSLRDDIMRLHQPVHLLVGTPGRILDLTKKGVCVLKDCTMLVMDEADKLLSAEFQPSLEELIQFLPENRQLLMFSATFPVTVKAFKDRHLRKPYVINLMDQLTLMGVTQYYAFVEERQKVHCLNTLFSKLQINQSIIFCNSVNRVELLAKKITELGYSCFYIHAKMVQDHRNRVFHEFRNGACRNLVCTDLFTRGIDIQAVNVVINFDFPRTSESYLHRVGRSGRFGHLGLAVNLVTYEDRFKMCQTEQELGTEIKPIPSQIDQAIYCQ comes from the exons ATGAATAACAACAGAGGAAGATATCCACCGGGGAATGGAACGGGACGTGGAGCTCCGCCGCATCCTGATTATCAGCCGTATGGTCAACAACCGCAGAACCATCAGCAGTTTCAGCAGCAGCAACAGTGGAGACGCGCTCAGCTTCCTGGAAACGCTAATGAGGTCCAGAACACGACGTCGTCTCAACCTCCCGTATCTAGCAACGATCATAA ATTCAGCGGCTCCGTTACTCTCAGTGGCGGCAAAGATTGGAAGGCAACGTTGAAGCTCCCGCCTCCTGATACTCGTTACCAGACAGCG GATGTGACAGCTACAAAAGGAAATGAATTCGAAGATTACTTTCTGAAAAGGGATTTGCTAAAGGGAATATACGAGAAGGGTTTTGAGAAGCCATCTCCTATTCAAGAAGAGAGCATTCCCATTGCTTTGACCGGTAGTGATATTCTTGCTAGAGCCAAAAACGGCACAGGGAAGACTGGTGCTTTCTGCATTCCACTTCTTGAGAAAATTGATCCTAATACCAATGTTATTCAAG CCATGATTCTAGTTCCAACGCGAGAGCTGGCTCTTCAGACTTCGCAGGTTTGCAAGGAGCTTTCCAAGTACTTGAACATCCAGGTTATGGTCACCACTGGTGGTACCAGTTTGAGAGATGATATCATGCGGTTACACCAACCTGTACATCTGCTCGTTGGAACTCCTGGAAGAATACTGGATCTTACTAAAAAGGGAGTGTGTGTTTTGAAAGACTGCACGATGCTTGTGATGGATGAG GCCGACAAGCTTTTGTCTGCAGAGTTCCAACCTTCTCTAGAGGAATTGATACAGTTTCTGCCAGAGAATCGTCAGCTTCTGATGTTTTCGGCTACATTTCCTGTCACTGTGAAGGCTTTTAAGGATCGGCATCTGCGGAAACCATACGTTATCAATCTCATGGATCAACTCACGCTAATGGGAGTCACACAATATTACGCTTTTGTTGAGGAGAGACAGAAGGTTCACTGCCTCAACACACTTTTCTCTAAG CTGCAAATAAACCAATCGATAATCTTTTGCAACTCTGTTAATCGCGTGGAACTGTTGGCTAAGAAAATAACAGAGCTCGGTTATTCGTGCTTCTATATTCATGCGAAGATGGTTCAAGACCATAGGAACAGAGTGTTCCATGAGTTCCGCAATGGTGCTTGCAGAAATCTCGTTTGCACTG ATCTGTTTACTCGTGGAATTGACATTCAAGCTGTGAATGTAGTGATTAACTttgattttccgaggacatctGAGTCGTATCTACACAGG GTGGGCCGATCAGGACGGTTTGGACACCTTGGGTTGGCTGTGAATTTGGTAACATACGAGGACCGTTTCAAAAT GTGTCAGACTGAGCAAGAACTTGGCACTGAAATCAAACCAATTCCTTCTCAGATCGATCAAGCCATCTACTGTCAATAA